The DNA sequence ctgagatgtgactGAATAATTATTCTAGGTGAGGATCGTTCGTGACGTTTCGATATTCGTACTGgggagttgtagcgcggacctaaggtgagtgggtcttttcccttctatcgtgtgtgtgtgtgtgtgtatatatatatatgtatgtatgtatgtatgtatataagaTTGACATCTTCACAAACgtttataaattgaatatttcatataatttctatGAATGTTTAGAAGTACATacgtgaactacgaatgacttaatccctatttagggtatataggcagtctaacgagacgttagatgcagccatacatgaagtgagattaaataattgagacaatagcttTGTTTGGGGAAATGTgagatgttagatgcagccataattgagaCATTAGATGCAGCTATACATTGGTgtaaaaatgtgagatttaaccttatgtgtTGGTGGTTAAATATTGGTTATAAATCAATGTGTatagaatcaagaaattaaagtaaggaaacgtaagtaatgatagttaattaaactagtatCTAGTTGGGCTTGTCATCGATGATTATccccgaaaataaatagttcaaGAGTAGGGCGTTACagcttatgcattttatgccatattatatacatgtatataattgaaaatgctatgacatggttgagtattagattgcatcatggtatatccatatgtatattacatgcacataattattgtgaatgctttgaagtgcaaaggtgaacgcatttatgtgttaggcaactccgacacggTTATACTGGTTGTCCatgagttgtacatgttatattgagatgcattgagagctcataaacctgcacctcgATGTTAATGCTCCTGCCCGTaaccagggcacagtccttcacatgatgttcgcctcccgcaccttacgctcaccttggactcaaggttGGTGcacaagcctgtcgtacataccactataggtggttccgactcataggtgaccagcgattattcgcacagtcttcacgtgatcgtaacacttgagcgtacttatttacacccagtcctgacGTATAAACCACTAagggtggttccgactcgtgtgcagggatgtttgatgagctatggataagtcgtataggtcactataggtaactcctgacttatatgctagcattaattgatgagatatggataaatCGTACAgatcactataggtgactcccgacttatatgttagctttgattgatgagatatggataagtcgtacaggtcactataggtgactctcgacttatatgctagctttgattgatgagatatagataagttgtacatgtctcctgacttatatgctagcattgattgatgagatatggataagtcgaacaggtcactataggtgactcccgacttgtatgctagcatgttgatgagctattagTTCAGCCGTACAGTCCACAATAGGTAGATTCGGCtgacataccatttcatattgatttatttcacctgggttacttattcttgttAAGATATTTGACACGGCATAACTGTGAGACGGTTATTTTGGTTAAACTTTAGAATTATAGTCATGCctgttattttttgggaaattatacaggtgttacggcgaggggttactgcctttggtaattgaaattggtttgaaaagttttgtttcactcactcacattttctatttttgcacccatCCAAGTTCTAATAGCAGAGTTTCGTATCGACGATGATTCGTGGCACTTTTCAGTACagatgtcttcttatgatggtataatcattattttaccttactgtactataccCATGCTCTGTATCATGCATGAAATGGATCCAGACCCGCTCACCGTGCACTCGTGTACTTAGGcactttagattttaatttattcacattttatacattatcacaTTTTATAGCTttgtcaccttctaggtgtcggccaacacggcTCAATTCGAgatcctagtggacattccgagtcggggtgtgtcatagaAGTAGTCCAAATGAACATAGATAAAGtaatccaaatgggttgaagaaTAAGCCTTAGAAATTTAGGTGATATAGACCCTTCTACTATGTGTTATATGATCAATTTccctttttaaatttaatttaattgtttaatATTACCAAATACCCGTGTCATGTCAGCAAGTTAAAACTTTTTGTAATGAGTGGAGTAGGGTAACGTGGTTAAAATAAGACACAGTAGAGCATTTGGTAAAGTAAAATTTTATGTAGAGTTACAGCTTAAAATAAGTAAATGATTATGAAAGGTAAAAGATTTGAGATGGAGATATTTTAGTGTATTAATGACATAGAAGTAGGCTAAATGCTagagaaacaaaatttatagatcaaattttataaattcaatgacatggaaattgatgattagattattacttaaatgtcgattaacatgcgtatttcttattggtgacacattactttgtttgcaaatttagtttacaaatttaggaaagcatttttgcttaccaccaccaccataactATGGTTTATGCTTAccatgaacttaattatctgtcATGTGTCATTTCAGCTAATTCTAGTTAACTTTCACATTAAATGTTACTATTTCAATTTTGACCAAAGTTAAGTAAGAGGGCACGTGACAGATGATTAGGTGTGTGATGAGCATACACCATAGTTCACATATTTAGtatacctagcattactcacCATAATAATTTGGGTAATGCttgggagattaaatttgtagactaaattttataaactaaatgccatggaaattgatgattgaattattactaaaATGTTGATTAATacgcttatttcctattggtgacacatcatttgcaaattagttttaaaaatttcatctccctaacattatacaacaaaaaataggaaaattttatttaaacccatgtaacatctttctacacccaacttaaattttacaTGTTAATTGCCCATTTTAACTTATTGCATAatgatagagaaaaacaagcttttctattgatggatggtgattttgaagttttgaatccttcAATTAAGGTTTGACTCGATTTATggataatttgtttgtttgcttcttctttggattaaatttcatactttttatattatattgtatttgtttttctcaGCCGTCTGTCTACGCCCCAAAACACTATCATTAGAGATCAGCAGAAACAATAAACCCTatcattgaaaaagaaaagatgtgAACCTCATCAAAATTTATAGTGACATAATGGTATGTTGCAATAGGAATTTGATATGTAACACAAAGTTAAAATATTATAAGACTTTCATCGAATGAACAAAACTAAgacaaataataaatatgagAAATCCAAACAACAATTAACTTTTACAACCTTGTAGTGTGATGTCCTCCTGACTCGCGTGATGATTATCATAATCCCTAAGGAAACAAGGTTATTTGCACATACATTCATTTagaagcaaaacaaaaagatgAATGAAAAGGGCTTTATGAGAATATTACCCCTCATCGAACATGCctccatccaaatccaaaacatcaagatcaaatttttttggCAAAGTGATGGACTGAATTGAAGCTTGCATTGCATTCTTTGGCAAATTCAAGTCTATGGAAGGATCTCTTGGATCCCAAGTATAGGGATGGGTTTGgtagtagaaagaaaaaaaaaatcagctaTGGAAATGCTAATCTTATATGGCGTATGCAATTATAGAGGGGCAAATAACGCctctttgaaaaaagaaaacatttaattagagatgttattttataaaaggaatggctataaagataactttacattttgaattggatTTAAGAGGGtaatttaggtaataaatttggatttaaagggatattaattctttaataaaaaataacaatattgaTGAAGAGAATAAATTGAGTGTATAAAGAAATTACATACTTCATATAAaattggggtgtgatatccacacaccttattttacttgtcacacacctttttaattttcagccatcggatcggatgaattgaagaaaatcaaaggatagaaattatcaaggatgtataagaagtaaaataaaatgtgtggataacacatctcataaaatttccctaaaaaatatttacacaCTTTGTTTTGTGTGGGCATATATGCTAatttcaattgaatacacccgaaTAAACGAAGAACAAAAGCCCAGCAAGCGAACGAGCTTACCACCGCCCCAAAGCCAAGAGCCACTCTAAAACCCTGTGTGAGGAGAGCTAAGAACGGTGGCGCAGATTCCGCACCAAAGCAAAGCAAAAGAAAGCACAGGAAATGGGTAACAACAAGCGGTTCAAGAACCATAAGCCTCACCGTGACCGGGGGCAATCTAGTCGGACCCATCACCATTTTCCACAGTCTGACGAATCCCTACCATCTGATCAAGGTCTCcaatttattttccattttttcacGCAAGGTGTTTGATATAATTCCTGCTATGGAGGcattgggttttgatttttgatttgtTTGGTTTGTTACTGCAGCTACTGAAGAGGAGCCAACAGCAACAGGTCCCAAAATCCAGCTTGCAATGTGGGTATGCAtttctttgctttttctttcaacttccaTTTTCTCTTCATATCAGTGTGCTTTTGTGTCTCCGATTTACCTCATAATATTCGTCTTCGATTGTTATTTTTGGTTATACTTAAACTGTAATGGCTTGTGGTCATGTTTAGAAGGTGTATAAATCTACTGCAGTTGCCATTTGATGTCGATTAATTTGTTTGAGATAATGTCCGAATCCTTTGGCCTTACTCTGTCCATCTGAAATGAACTTTTGCAATGGCATCCTCAATTTCAGTCCATTTTGTGAACCTCAAATCAATTGGTGTTGTTTTGTTGATTCAGGATTTTGGTCAATGTGATGCAAAAAGATGCACAGGACGCAAGCTTTCAAGATTTGGCTTGTTGAAGGTAAGTGTCCagttatttttttccttttgaatcACTTCTTGGCTTTTAGATTTTTATGTTGCcgggtttctttccaactaTCTATTCAATCAGAATTTTGGCTGTAGGATCCCTACTTTATGTAAATGTAACTGGTGCattcaaatttttgttagaTATTATGGATACAACTTTTTTCAATCATAAAAGGGAAATATTTAAATGGAAAATAGGTCTAATTTACATGTTTTAGGTGAAAAGGAAGGATGCCGACTGTAAACGATAAGTCTTTTGTACAAGCTCCATCTTATGTATGTTGAATATTTCCTGCATAGCATTGAAGGTTATCGATCTTTTTCCCTCGTTAAGTATTCCTAATTGGTATTATGAGCACCTTGAGCATATTCACGACCAAATATGTGAAGATTGCCTTTAACTCTTGATGTATTGAACTATTTATAATGCTGTGAAGTGTATTGGGTTACAGTTATGACACAATGGAAGTACATATTATTTAAATGTTGGAAACTTGATGGGACAAATAAAATTGTGTCATAGACTCATAGTACTAAATGCAATTTCCTTAAGCTGTAAAACCTGGATCATGGAATTTAAGATTTATTAGATGGTTTCcctcttgcaatttctttagTGTTAATATTCATACTAATTCTTGCAGGAATTGCGTGTCAATAATGGTTTTGGAGGCATTGTTTTGAGGTACTTTAAGAAATTATCTTGTTTTACCTTACCATACCTatgatattaattaattttttttaataatgtcGTGTTGCATTGTGTTAGTTTTATATCAGTATCTAGCTGCGCTGGAATATTATACAGGAAAAATTAAATACATTATATTCCAAAAACCAAGCGAGCATCACTTGATCTTTCTGATGATGTAATGGGCATTGTTGAATCATTATAGCCTTCTGCATTCGCTTCAAATTATTAGTTTTGCTTCATCTGCAAGTACACCCCAAATATCTGAATGTTTCAGTTTTTGAAGAATTTTTGCTCCGGATCTTGGCAGATGGGAGGTGGGCAAGGTGATTGAAATGTAGAAACTTTGGGTTTAGATGAGTTTTAGGAGAGTCTCTTGTTATAGTTCTAATGGAAATTTGTAGTAGCACCTTTGTTCCTTCTGTTTAACAGTTTATATATTTAAATGACATTCATTATTTCATGGTTCATTATAAAAACGTATATAAATTCTTTTGTTCCTTGCATTAAACAGTTATGCATTTGAATTGACATTACTGCTTCGTGGTTCATATATGGCTTCTTTTACTAATGTTATTTCCCATTTCTGCAGTCCAGTTGGGACGCTTTGTGTATCAAGAGAAGATTATAGTTTAATCCAGCGAAAAGGATTAGCTGTTGTGGATTGCTCCTGGGCACGCTTGGATGATGTACCATTTGTGAAGCTTCGTTGCACTGCTCCTCGCCTCTGTAAGAGCTTTGATTCTTCAATCAATTAGCATGCTTGGAGCATGTTAGTTATGGTATGATTTGTGGCTACAAACAACCAGGAGTGTCCAACATGTCCATTAAAGGAATTATATATGCTGTACCAAAACATTAaatatgaaatacatttgatatgcCAAAGATAGAGTTTCAAATGCACAACTGGATGGGTGCTTAGTTTTTATATGTAGTTACGTACTCTTATATGAACAAAAGTTGGAAAGAGTCTGTGAGATCACATATGGCGATAAATTTAAGTGTATCCTCTGAAGTGTGTCTAAGCCTCTAAAGTCTCTCACCCACACTTATTCTCTGTGTCTGTATagatgaaaatgaaattaaatattcctttggagtatcaaaataaataaatacattaagAAAATACAAATAGACTGCCCTAGTGAAATATGAAACTGAAAATACTGACTGTTACTAACTGGGAAAGAAGGATTGAACAAATTCAAAAAAGAATTTCTCAGTTTCTAACTAAAGTGGTTATatcttttcatttatttgtcTGGCTTTTTGCTATATAATTTCTAAAACATAACTGGGGGTAGCTGCAAATCAGAGACCGTTATGTGCCTTTTTAAAAATGCCATCAGAATTGCGGAAGTGGGTGTGACACGAAGCTCTCTCAGGATATGATAATTTCCATGTGGTCATTCCTTGTAGATATTAATTTTAGTGGATGGGGTCGTAATGGTATTGAAATGCAACCTATTACTGCTGTGGTTTTACCAATCGCATATGGTTAACAACACTAGAATATTCTAAACAGAGACACGGGTGGGCGAAGATAGCTCACGGAGCTGATATGCATTGCTTCCAGGCTGAGCAAccttgtttaattaaatttcatttATCTAGTATGTTAAATTATCTCTTTGCTAGTAGTCTAAATTGATAGCAACcttgtttatcatttttataTTCTGCTGCTTGTTATAATCATGTTATATTGTGTGATGAATGATTGAGTGTACTTTTGCAATTAGCACATGCATGAAGTTAAATTTTTGTGTTCAACAGTTTTCTTCTTACTAGCTCCCTAACATTTACAAATTATATAATTTGCAGTGCCTTGGTTTGTAGCAGCAAATCCAGTAAATTATGGTCGACCCTGTCAACTATCTTGTGTGGAGGCATTATCTGCAGCTCTGTTCATATGGTACTAGAATCTCTGTTCATTACCATCAAGAGTGAGAGGTTTTGTCTACCACTGATGCCTTTTTGGTCTTTAATTACACCAGTGCAATCTCTTATGTCTACTACTTTCACaaattctaaaataaaattattaagggTCTATCTgctcaaaaaaaatattattaaagatATATCTGctcaaaaaaatattattaaaggTCTATGACTTTTAGATTTTTCATAGAGTAACTGAATTATCACGTAATTGTCAATTTGCTCTCTGATCTACTTTTCAACCAATTAACCCGAATAAAAATGGCCAACTTAGGATTTGGTGTCAATTTTACAAACTTCCATCCAATTTTCCTTTAACAACTGTCGTGTGCCAACACATGTTCTCTTATTAACAATTTATATCAATTTAAACAAAATACATTTTCAACCATTAAAGCTAAAAACTACAAAGGAAAACTAACCTTCAATTCCCTGAAGCCCTTCTCATCCCCCTTCATGCACCACCGCACGCACACTCGCGCACCAGCCCATCCACCTTCAGCTACGGTGATGGTCTGCGGTGACTGCATCATTTCTCCTCGTTTcacatatatttttctttttcttttttggcttCATGATATGTTAACTGGAGAGAATAGAGAACTTTTCTCTCTGGTTTAGATTGATTTGATGTTCACAAGAAGTCGTGGGTCTGAGAGGCTGATAGGAGTCGCTTTTTTATGGTGTGGCGGAGGGGGGCTGGGGCATGGAGGTGTGGCCTTACTTTTATCAACTTCTTGAATAGAGAATTAAAAGTTTTCTGGTGAGGTTCAAATTGGTCATTTTTATATGGTTCATGTAGGCATAAATTGATAACTACGTGATAGTTGAGGGGGGTAAATGACAGCTTACTCTTTCCCATAATAATAACTGTTGGGTGACAGTACAGCCCAAACCTCATCCTACTTGATAATCAAGACTTAAGCCTTGGAGCTCTTTTCCTCCTCCCAAGTCTTTTGTACGCTCCAAAGGATCGTTTCATTTTTATGAAATTCTTTGTTGTGGACCTCTCTCTCTATTTGGGTCAACAGTTTGATATGTTGCTGCCAGACATTCAGTTGCCTATTTTccttaatgtttcttttatatGATTTTACAGTGGCGAAGAAGAAACTGCAAATTTGTTGCTTGGAAAGTTCAAATGGGGTCATGCTTTCCTGTCCCTCAATAGGTATGCGATTATGTTTTATTGGGTGTTGTATTTAGTTTTGCATAATATGTTCATCAGAAATCATACTCCAGGTAAGAAATTAATGCTATGTCAGTTGAAACCCATAGCTGACCCAGAAAATGTCCAACCAATCCACGAAATGATGTCTAGCCTTCGATGACATGCATCTAGCATACTTTGGTCATGGTTGATTATGAAAAACGATCTAAGCTAAAtaaatttcctttttatttttttaactctcGGATTGATCTAGGTTGTTATTCTCTTCATATTTTCCTCCTCAGTCTCTGGCCTTACAGTTTCGGAGGATTTAGCTAATGATTTCTAGGGACAAGGTAATTTATGACTGAAGtcaaattaaaaaggaaagttCCATACAATTCTGGATTGACTAGTCGAATGTGGCTGAAATTTCAGTATATCCAACTGCTTAATGTTCAAGTAATGACCACCCTGGTATCATGGTAGCTCAGTATTCGCCAGACTTTTTACTGAAGGATATAGACTTTTTACTGAAGGATATATTAAGATTACACTGAATCTATATCAGAATGCACAATTATTCTTGACTTTATGTCTCTGACACTTTTTTGACCATTGGCATCGATGCAGGGAACTTCTGAAGGCATACTCCAAATGTGAAAACAGTGCTGAAATAATTTCAGTCCAAAATGATTGGCTTTCACAAAACAGTCAGGTTCCCAAGGCTCCTAGAGAAGTAAAAGGtactttttacttttaaaaacaGAAAGTAAATTCTTTTTACAAGATCTGATCTGTTGTTTTGACTCACGTGTCATGTCCCATAAGATTTCGGGAGCATTTCGTCTGAATGCTGCTTGTCAGCCTATTCATCTTAATACAGTGTTGGGGTGGTGGTTGATGAAGGGCGCCCCCTACCTTTTGTTTGGCACATACAGAGACCTGATCAACCAACCAACAGTGGACCCTCTCCTTTGCACAGGAGGAGGTGGTTTTGTTGAGTTTTGtaaaaattgtttaaatttgTTATCACGTTTTGTAACCAAGATAGTAGTAAGATTAAATGCATTTACTCCTTAGTGTAATTATTTTTATCTGGGAAACAATTGAGGGTGCCAATTTGCTTAAATGTCTTCATCAAGGTGATTTCTATTTCAATCAAACGGAGATGATATCTCTTCAAAGAGCATCTTTGTGGAGAAAAGTATCTAATCTCAGCGTATGTTTGTTTTCTGCTGTTACAGGAGGAGCAGACCTGTCCTCTCTCAGTGACGGTGCGGAGGGCTCTTGTGATTCCGACGACGGGTTTCCACCACTGGAAAGGAATATGAATCACTTAGACATGCAGGAAAGTGATGAAGAAAGTGAGTAACAGATAATGATGTTATGTTTAATCACCTGGCGATTTTGGCAATTTCATATCTTTTAGAAACACATTTCCTGTTTATATTGCTCGagggacattttctttttccttttacgTTTATTATTCGGTTTGCGATAGTCCACTAGCTATTGGCTTGTAGTTGTCACATTTGAGAGAGGCATTTCAAATAATGCATAAGGTAGCTCTCAAATTAGCATGCTCAGTGATTCAGTGACCATAATTCGTACCTAAAAAGTGCACTAGTGCCGTTCGCTTGGATTAGCTTCAATGTAACGAGGCAGAAGTCCCGCTTTGTGAACCAGATCAACTCACAACCTATGAAATAGGTTGGTCCCTCAAGGTCTTTGACCCCTTGATTTGCCACTCCACGGAGCGACAACTCATTAACCAATTGGCCACTGGAGGCCAATTTATCCACATGCTCCAGGTGGCCAGAGCACGATGTCCTAAAAACAGCAACATGTGCCCCATCAAAGCATCAATCCTAGCACATTGGGGCTTGGGATAGGATGTTAACGCTTAATCTTTTTCTTTGGTTGCTAATTGAACACCATTAGTTGCCATATCATGTACACAACAATGCAAGCATTCAATACAACCAAATTCAACAGGTAATACCCTTGCAACCATCTGCCACTTAGTAAtatggtctaatgatattcttctttacttgtaagtggaggtcttaggttcgatttttgtcaagggtgaatttaaaccacattattgctaggcTATTATGAGACTAACCCTACCCCCTCCTGTATAGTGTAGATAATgtcttttgttaaaaataaaaaaaaatccttacGACAATCTGTCAACAAGTTTTCATAACCATACATCTATCTTGAACAAATCACGACTTTAGCAAAATCAAGTCAATTCATAAGATTAAACAAGATTTGACCAACAAAAATCAATCtcaacactacaaaaaaaaaaaaaaaaagctaacaACATAGCCCTTTCACAACCTGTCAACGATAGTTCATAAATTCACAACGCACCCGACGGCACTGATGGTCTAGTCAAATGGTGCAACATGATACACAAGGAAATACTAAAGACGGTGCATCATCGGCTCCGAAATTGCATTCCCTCCATGTATTTATTTTCCTTCTGCTGTTACAAACATTCATGACGAGCAGAAATTctatgattcttttggtctcttCCTTGCCAGATAGCGTTCTCTCGCTGCAGCCAAATCATCTGCACTTCCTTTATGGTGGTTAGTACTCAGTTGGTTTTCTGGCGGCTGTTCAACTGACGATTTTTCCTGTGCTGATGCAATTGaagctttcttttcatcaaaGAGCTCATCACTACGTTTAGACTTGGTTAAAGTTTCCTCTTGATGTCCCTCTATCACCCCGAGTGACTCCAACGGCACTGATGCTGCAGCTATTTCTCTGTCTTCAAGTTTGTTTGGCTTGCCTGATTCGGTCTGCTTTTCTAGATGCACCTCTCTCACACTGGAAGACCCCAATGGCTCCAATGCTACAGCATTTGGTCCATCTCTATCGTCATGTTTATCTGGCCTGCTTAATTCCTCCTGCGTCTCTAGCTTCCTGGACTTCACATCTTCTGCACCAAAAGCAACATTTCTTTGAAGGTTGAAGTAAAAATCAGTcaagtctttctctttctcctccTGAAGTTGACGCAGTCGATCTTCCTCCGCCCATTTGGCTTGCTCTGCAAGTTTCCCTTTGTAAGCACCTGTGACAAAGCGTTCCTTGTCTGCATAGAGGTGATCCTCTTGGTTTCGCTCTTTCTGTAGTTTTCTCTCATATATTATCTCCTGCTTTTCGCTTTCGTTCTTCTGCTTTTCTCTGTATACCAGGAATGTACCTTGCCATTCTCTCTTGGCGATCTTGTACCCGAGGTTGGATGGCTCTCTGTTTCATCTCATCATAAACTCCATCGTAGTTGAACACCGACGGGTCCTGCTCAAGGGCCTTCCTCTGTTGCTCCTCAATATCTTTCAGAGACTTGTTCTTGGAAGCCTGCCGACTTATTTCCTACTCAACATCATTGTCATCGTCGTCATAGCCAAAACCCCGAGGTTTATGGAGAGGAGGCCTCGTCGGCTGCTTCTTCTGCTGCCCCCTTAGGTTCAACctcgtcttcttctttttcctgtGATGCTCTGCTTCCAAATTCATCCGCAAAAAGGCAGTTAGTTTCAATTACTTTTGTAGGAGGTATGTTGAGAATCAGTTATCCAGGGATATAAATAGACGTACAAGCGCACACAGACACAATATTCCAAATCACATACAGATTCTAATAGCTTCCCTAATTCTAAAATGTCAAGGTCAACTGTGCAGTAAATATCTTGCGTAAATCCGATCACGGCAACTGTTTTTTATGAGTTAACTCGCAACAGTAAATTATAAAAGACATCATATAAGATTTATGAGTTAAACGAAAACAATACCTCCTCGAAATGTTTtcgtttcttcttttcttcttttgcttcCTCGTAACAATGTCAATGCACCAGAAGAATACCTGAATGGCTACTTATTTGGGGCGAATAAACTAACTCAGTCGAATGAACTTCGCGTTgggcaaaaacataaaaataacaaC is a window from the Pyrus communis chromosome 16, drPyrComm1.1, whole genome shotgun sequence genome containing:
- the LOC137721046 gene encoding uncharacterized protein is translated as MGNNKRFKNHKPHRDRGQSSRTHHHFPQSDESLPSDQATEEEPTATGPKIQLAMWDFGQCDAKRCTGRKLSRFGLLKELRVNNGFGGIVLSPVGTLCVSREDYSLIQRKGLAVVDCSWARLDDVPFVKLRCTAPRLLPWFVAANPVNYGRPCQLSCVEALSAALFICGEEETANLLLGKFKWGHAFLSLNRELLKAYSKCENSAEIISVQNDWLSQNSQVPKAPREVKGGADLSSLSDGAEGSCDSDDGFPPLERNMNHLDMQESDEESE